A genomic region of Fodinisporobacter ferrooxydans contains the following coding sequences:
- a CDS encoding LacI family DNA-binding transcriptional regulator codes for MATRQDVAKLAGVSPSTVSRVINENGYVAEDVRKRVKQAIQELNYIPNRVARSLRMQKCRQIACITPSISNSFYHEIVMGIEEIALENGYTFSLYNLTYEKREYLKLILEGFHDGVILLQPSEVEKILPLEQIAKHLPISMYCDRREVAAIPHVYVNLRRAMRKNVSHLIRLGHRDIIFLGYEFHAPEENPRFQGYVDAMNEFGLPILPHHQQFIPDLKDTLTVGYQKMIEFLERGMTCTAVVASNDLLAVGAMRAFTERGMRVPDDVSITGVDDSEISRLITPSLSTIGIPKQEIGNLLMRQLLDQINGMQTVYPAIEVSTELIMRESVMKKKIKIE; via the coding sequence ATGGCAACACGACAGGATGTGGCAAAATTAGCCGGAGTTTCACCGTCGACAGTTTCCAGAGTCATCAATGAAAACGGATATGTGGCGGAAGATGTGCGGAAACGCGTCAAACAAGCAATTCAGGAATTGAATTATATTCCCAATCGGGTGGCAAGGAGTTTGCGTATGCAAAAATGTCGGCAAATTGCCTGCATTACCCCATCCATCAGCAACTCATTTTACCATGAAATTGTCATGGGCATCGAAGAAATTGCGCTGGAGAATGGTTATACGTTTTCGCTCTATAACTTGACATATGAGAAACGAGAATACCTCAAACTGATACTGGAAGGGTTTCATGATGGCGTCATCTTGCTGCAGCCATCCGAAGTGGAAAAAATCCTGCCCTTGGAACAAATTGCAAAGCATCTGCCGATCAGTATGTACTGTGACCGCAGAGAAGTTGCGGCCATTCCTCATGTGTATGTAAATTTGCGCCGTGCGATGCGGAAGAATGTCAGTCATTTAATTCGTTTGGGCCATCGTGATATCATCTTTCTTGGGTATGAATTTCATGCACCTGAGGAAAATCCAAGATTTCAAGGGTATGTGGATGCCATGAATGAGTTCGGATTGCCGATCTTGCCGCATCATCAGCAATTTATTCCGGATTTGAAGGATACGTTGACGGTTGGGTATCAAAAAATGATCGAGTTCCTGGAGAGGGGTATGACATGTACGGCAGTTGTTGCCTCCAATGACTTATTGGCGGTCGGTGCGATGCGCGCATTTACCGAAAGAGGGATGCGAGTCCCTGATGATGTGTCGATCACAGGTGTTGATGATTCGGAGATTTCAAGATTGATTACACCTAGTCTTTCTACCATTGGCATCCCAAAGCAAGAGATCGGGAATCTCCTGATGCGGCAATTGTTAGACCAAATCAATGGGATGCAAACAGTTTATCCTGCGATCGAAGTATCAACGGAACTGATCATGCGGGAGTCTGTCATGAAAAAGAAAATAAAAATCGAATGA
- a CDS encoding ABC transporter substrate-binding protein, whose amino-acid sequence MKKTVLGISAVLATSLLATACGSSSSSTAASGGNSSSAGSETITVASWNDAADSLKAEIAGFNKKYPNIKVNIQYVDTNYTKIMPELASGSNVPDIIQTQNRDFPAFMKKFPGEFVDITNQTKDLKDKFVASAWEPVTGSDGKIYAMPWDLGPAAVYYRKDMFQQAGVDPNSIKTWDDFIKAGKRVEAKFPGVKMEGYQEANFDPYEIFLNELAGNYVTSGGKIDITSSQSKQALSLLQKMHKAGLLLDVKDWNGQITAINNNKLASIIYPVWYAGTLMNSVKDQSGKWGIMPLPAFTAGGNNQANLGGSVLAITKQSKHPDAAWKFIQYSLATDEGESVMLKYGLFPSYTPFYSNAEFKKTNDYFGTPIYNFFASQTKNIPPLNHGPIMLDASKPLGDMEAAVLSGTSPDQATQTAAEAISKSTGLPLK is encoded by the coding sequence ATGAAAAAAACAGTTTTAGGAATCAGCGCAGTGCTTGCAACAAGTCTGTTGGCAACAGCCTGTGGTTCCAGCAGCTCTTCTACTGCCGCATCCGGTGGAAATTCATCATCGGCGGGTTCTGAAACGATTACAGTTGCTTCATGGAATGACGCTGCAGACTCATTAAAAGCGGAAATTGCAGGATTTAACAAAAAATATCCCAATATTAAAGTAAATATTCAATATGTGGATACAAATTATACAAAAATCATGCCGGAATTGGCATCCGGTTCCAACGTTCCTGATATCATTCAAACACAAAATCGGGATTTTCCGGCATTCATGAAAAAATTCCCCGGCGAATTTGTTGATATCACGAATCAAACGAAGGACTTGAAAGACAAGTTTGTTGCGTCTGCATGGGAGCCGGTTACAGGCAGCGACGGAAAAATCTATGCAATGCCTTGGGATCTAGGTCCGGCTGCCGTGTATTATCGAAAAGACATGTTCCAGCAGGCAGGTGTGGATCCGAATTCCATTAAAACTTGGGATGATTTCATCAAAGCCGGGAAACGTGTGGAGGCGAAATTTCCAGGTGTGAAAATGGAAGGCTATCAAGAGGCCAATTTTGATCCTTACGAAATATTTTTAAATGAATTGGCTGGAAATTACGTTACGTCTGGCGGGAAAATCGACATAACATCCAGTCAATCCAAACAAGCTCTTTCATTGTTGCAAAAAATGCACAAAGCAGGTCTTTTGCTGGATGTAAAGGATTGGAACGGCCAAATTACAGCCATCAATAACAACAAGTTGGCATCGATCATTTATCCGGTCTGGTATGCAGGAACTCTTATGAATTCTGTGAAAGACCAATCGGGGAAATGGGGCATCATGCCGCTTCCGGCGTTTACAGCAGGAGGAAACAACCAGGCGAACTTGGGCGGTTCCGTTTTGGCTATTACGAAACAATCGAAACATCCGGACGCGGCCTGGAAATTTATCCAATATAGTTTAGCAACGGATGAAGGGGAAAGTGTCATGTTAAAATACGGATTGTTCCCTTCCTATACCCCATTTTATAGTAATGCAGAATTCAAGAAAACAAATGATTACTTCGGGACACCGATTTATAACTTCTTTGCGTCCCAAACGAAAAACATTCCGCCTTTGAATCATGGACCGATTATGCTGGATGCATCGAAACCGCTCGGCGATATGGAAGCAGCCGTTCTCTCTGGAACAAGTCCGGATCAAGCAACACAAACAGCAGCAGAAGCCATTTCGAAATCCACCGGTCTTCCGCTGAAGTAA
- a CDS encoding carbohydrate ABC transporter permease: protein MSQSVLTNISSSVKKGITPRSLVSKNMAPYVFLTPFVIVFVVFMVYPILDSLYLSFTSAQGSTSDWIGLANFKNVLTDGLFWKSLGNTAIILVVQVPIMLFLGTLLAASLNSKFVKARVVFRLAVFLPVLIDLVTYSIVFSIIFNTQYGILNYLLGLIHIAPVQWLQNAVWAKIAIIVAITWRWTGYNAIILLAGLQAVPETLYEAANVDGASRVKQFFFITIPMLKPILLFCGILSTIGTLQLFTEPFLLTNGGPNNATETPVMYIYQFAFQSFHFGYASAAAYVLTILIAILSYVQIRVTKGGEL from the coding sequence TTGAGCCAATCTGTTTTAACAAACATCTCATCATCTGTTAAAAAGGGAATTACGCCACGGTCACTTGTATCAAAAAATATGGCACCCTATGTGTTTTTAACTCCTTTTGTTATCGTGTTTGTAGTATTTATGGTCTACCCCATTTTGGATTCTCTTTATTTGTCTTTTACGTCCGCACAAGGGAGCACGTCCGACTGGATTGGTCTCGCCAACTTTAAAAACGTCCTCACTGACGGATTATTTTGGAAATCGCTAGGAAACACAGCAATTATTTTGGTTGTACAGGTTCCTATTATGCTATTTCTTGGCACGCTGTTAGCAGCTTCCTTAAATTCCAAATTTGTAAAAGCACGCGTCGTCTTCCGTTTAGCCGTATTTTTGCCGGTACTGATCGATTTGGTAACGTATTCGATCGTGTTTTCCATTATTTTCAATACCCAATATGGTATTTTAAATTATCTTTTGGGATTGATTCATATCGCGCCGGTTCAATGGCTGCAAAATGCCGTTTGGGCCAAAATTGCGATCATAGTCGCAATTACTTGGAGATGGACGGGATATAATGCGATTATCCTGCTTGCAGGGCTGCAGGCAGTTCCCGAAACTCTGTATGAAGCGGCGAACGTGGATGGTGCATCTCGCGTAAAACAGTTTTTCTTTATTACGATTCCCATGCTGAAACCGATTCTTTTATTTTGCGGGATTTTATCCACAATCGGAACTTTACAGCTCTTTACAGAGCCTTTCTTGTTGACGAACGGCGGTCCCAATAATGCGACAGAAACGCCTGTCATGTACATTTATCAATTTGCATTCCAAAGTTTCCATTTTGGTTATGCATCTGCGGCTGCATATGTCTTAACAATTCTGATTGCAATTTTAAGTTATGTCCAAATTCGCGTCACAAAGGGAGGGGAACTGTAA
- a CDS encoding carbohydrate ABC transporter permease: MSRTGITPKIITYLFLSLSLLVSVYPFYWMVIGSTLDGSTIFHLPPHLLPGGHFIQNLQGLEAAGPVWTTLWNSLFIAIVYTVATLYLSAIAGYSFAKYEFKGKQILFLVVLVTMMLPQQVTLIPLFKMMSVFGWQNQPQSVILPSLANAFGVFFMRQNMMNVPTDMIEAARIDGCGELSIFHRIILPTTYPALSALAILSFIQQWGNFMWPLVILQNQSSTTLPVFLSMLVQPGQVIHYGQVLTGTVVGIIPILVVFLVFQKYFVSGIYGGAVKG, translated from the coding sequence ATGAGCAGAACAGGAATCACTCCGAAAATCATTACCTATTTGTTTTTGAGTCTTTCGTTGCTTGTTTCCGTGTACCCATTTTATTGGATGGTTATAGGTTCGACTTTGGATGGCAGCACGATTTTTCATCTGCCACCACATTTGTTGCCAGGCGGCCATTTTATCCAAAACCTGCAAGGTTTAGAAGCGGCAGGTCCGGTATGGACAACTCTTTGGAACAGTTTGTTTATTGCTATTGTTTATACAGTTGCCACTTTATACCTTTCAGCAATTGCCGGGTATTCGTTTGCAAAGTATGAGTTCAAAGGAAAACAAATATTGTTTTTAGTCGTGTTGGTAACGATGATGTTGCCTCAACAAGTCACATTGATTCCGTTATTTAAAATGATGAGCGTGTTTGGCTGGCAAAATCAGCCCCAATCTGTGATCCTCCCATCTTTGGCGAATGCATTCGGCGTTTTCTTTATGCGGCAAAATATGATGAATGTGCCGACGGATATGATTGAAGCGGCACGTATTGACGGATGTGGGGAACTTTCTATTTTTCACCGGATTATTTTGCCGACAACCTATCCTGCATTATCCGCATTGGCTATTTTAAGTTTTATTCAACAATGGGGGAACTTTATGTGGCCGTTGGTCATTTTACAGAACCAATCTTCCACAACATTGCCCGTCTTTTTATCCATGCTTGTTCAACCCGGACAAGTGATTCATTATGGACAAGTTCTAACGGGGACTGTAGTCGGGATTATTCCGATTCTGGTAGTTTTCCTGGTATTCCAAAAATACTTTGTATCCGGCATCTATGGAGGTGCCGTCAAAGGATAA
- a CDS encoding MFS transporter encodes MKHPKGSIGIRKWGLILENKSSKTRLEFKAGLCMIRWIENLHEKTGWDDGDMDAKKRNFILMFIDPIVFTIGMTFLSVNAVMTYFLSNLGASTFEIGLANALVSIGAFVSQPIFAKKVMNLPYKLKTFVKLLFAQRIFFLAFILTIPFFSVSHPHFMVMLFLICWLGFNFFVGSYGPFYMSLFVKMIAVQQRGRLKGYSGGIGNLLGLGIAYLIGILLADIKFPYNYTVVFAIGIILLLIDVFVFALMKELPDQITKININYFQYYKSIPKNFSDNPTFKKIVIAFSFMIISQVSLAYYTLYAVRDFAANSMQIALFTGLAGLVNFLGNICFGILADKRSHRFVLIAASACGAFAGIFALTIHQLWAVFVAFALTNVCLTGYNLSNGILIIETVTKEKLPMCISINTVITLIVSSIVTIGSSFLIDTFSFSIVFLITAIAGIIGCVVLYSYDSSRIRIRSNTM; translated from the coding sequence GTGAAACATCCAAAAGGTTCGATCGGTATTCGGAAATGGGGGTTGATCCTGGAAAACAAATCAAGTAAAACCCGTCTTGAATTCAAGGCGGGTTTATGTATGATCCGATGGATTGAGAATCTACATGAAAAGACCGGATGGGATGATGGGGATATGGATGCGAAAAAAAGAAATTTCATCTTGATGTTTATTGATCCAATCGTATTTACGATCGGGATGACGTTTTTATCGGTAAACGCGGTAATGACATATTTTTTATCCAACCTAGGCGCCAGTACGTTTGAAATCGGGCTTGCAAATGCCCTTGTTTCCATCGGCGCATTTGTTTCTCAACCGATTTTTGCAAAAAAAGTAATGAATCTTCCTTATAAATTAAAAACGTTTGTAAAGCTGCTATTTGCACAACGTATCTTTTTCTTGGCATTTATTCTCACCATTCCCTTCTTTTCCGTATCACATCCGCATTTTATGGTAATGTTATTTTTGATCTGTTGGTTGGGGTTTAATTTTTTTGTGGGTTCCTATGGACCATTTTATATGAGTTTATTTGTAAAAATGATTGCCGTACAGCAACGCGGACGGCTAAAAGGGTACAGTGGCGGAATCGGCAATTTGCTTGGATTAGGTATTGCCTATTTGATCGGGATTCTTTTAGCTGATATAAAGTTTCCATATAACTATACGGTAGTTTTTGCAATCGGAATTATTTTGTTGTTAATCGATGTTTTTGTATTTGCCTTAATGAAGGAATTGCCGGACCAAATTACAAAAATCAACATCAATTATTTTCAGTATTACAAATCAATTCCCAAAAATTTCAGTGATAACCCTACATTTAAAAAAATTGTCATTGCTTTCTCTTTTATGATCATCTCACAAGTAAGTTTGGCTTATTATACTCTGTATGCAGTACGGGACTTTGCTGCAAATTCGATGCAAATTGCGCTATTTACCGGGCTTGCCGGGTTGGTTAATTTCCTAGGCAATATTTGTTTTGGCATTTTGGCTGATAAACGCAGCCATCGATTTGTTTTGATTGCAGCCTCCGCTTGTGGTGCATTCGCGGGAATTTTTGCATTAACTATACACCAATTATGGGCAGTATTTGTTGCGTTTGCGTTAACAAACGTATGTTTGACCGGATACAATTTAAGCAATGGGATTTTAATCATTGAAACGGTTACAAAAGAAAAATTGCCAATGTGTATCAGCATCAACACAGTCATTACATTAATTGTTTCTTCAATTGTAACGATCGGCAGCAGTTTCTTAATTGATACATTTTCGTTTTCTATCGTTTTTTTAATAACGGCGATTGCAGGAATCATAGGTTGTGTCGTGTTGTACAGTTATGATTCAAGTCGAATACGTATTCGTTCGAATACGATGTAG
- a CDS encoding sugar phosphate isomerase/epimerase family protein — protein sequence MFEAIPSPHFGLNYDPSHLVRLRIDYLRVLEEFGERINHCHGKDTEILQNELYEYGTLPASFGAKLKFTEGSWRYTIPGRGLVNWGMVAEQLDRFGYQGVVSIELEDHNYWGTLEAEQQGIVEAAKFLAKHFKCVFKKWLCKAQGVRSRSTKRRRSVRVWYMSKSLWDSAKQSAVEF from the coding sequence ATGTTTGAGGCGATTCCTTCTCCGCATTTTGGATTGAACTACGATCCATCTCATCTAGTGCGACTGCGCATTGATTACTTGCGGGTACTTGAAGAATTTGGCGAAAGGATCAACCATTGCCATGGGAAAGATACAGAAATTTTACAAAATGAACTATATGAATATGGGACTCTTCCTGCATCTTTTGGGGCAAAGTTAAAGTTCACCGAGGGTTCTTGGCGTTATACAATCCCAGGTCGAGGTCTCGTGAATTGGGGGATGGTTGCCGAACAATTGGATCGTTTTGGCTACCAAGGTGTCGTCAGTATCGAACTTGAAGATCATAACTATTGGGGAACATTGGAAGCAGAGCAACAAGGTATCGTAGAAGCAGCGAAGTTTCTGGCAAAACATTTTAAGTGCGTGTTCAAAAAGTGGTTATGTAAGGCACAAGGAGTGCGAAGCCGAAGCACGAAAAGGCGACGGAGTGTACGTGTTTGGTACATGAGTAAATCTCTTTGGGATTCGGCAAAGCAATCCGCCGTGGAGTTTTGA
- a CDS encoding GntR family transcriptional regulator, whose protein sequence is MDTPLYEKIFLELLEQIRSGILKPNDRVPSEKELADQYQVSRITSKKSLEKLAQLGVIERIRGKGSYVSDSLPDLTKLEQPGTQSQSLETEKNPNGLIGVIIPDFFSDCYGREILRSIEKRCSEMKYHIVIKLTYGSQEEEELAIRSLVQQGVKGLIIYPVNGQHYTASLLRLVLDQFPLVLIDRYLKGIPACSVYTDNKAAAQELTTFLLVQGHQHIAFVSPPEEYTSSIEERIQGFTTAHSHRGFAVNPNYVITELFSTLPSFKQSDESVEDQITLKTFIQENPQITAFVACEYEIAVVLVQVLQSLGKKNLDDYAITCFDHPEHPYNDWIITHIQQNERLIGLKAVDLLIDQLKGKPVPSQNIIGFRLVEGNTTRQMTRSNR, encoded by the coding sequence ATGGACACACCATTGTATGAAAAAATTTTTTTAGAACTGCTGGAGCAAATTCGATCAGGCATATTAAAGCCAAATGATCGCGTTCCTTCAGAAAAAGAGTTGGCAGATCAGTATCAGGTAAGCAGAATTACATCCAAAAAATCACTGGAAAAGCTTGCGCAATTAGGTGTAATTGAGCGGATTCGCGGAAAGGGCTCCTATGTGTCGGATTCATTGCCGGATCTTACAAAATTAGAGCAACCGGGGACTCAGTCCCAAAGCTTAGAAACGGAAAAAAATCCGAATGGTCTGATTGGAGTGATCATACCTGATTTTTTTTCAGATTGTTATGGAAGAGAAATATTGCGCAGCATTGAAAAACGATGTTCGGAAATGAAATATCATATAGTCATCAAGTTAACATACGGCAGTCAGGAGGAAGAAGAACTGGCGATACGTTCGCTCGTGCAGCAAGGTGTAAAAGGGTTGATTATTTACCCAGTCAATGGACAACATTATACTGCCAGTTTATTAAGGCTGGTATTGGATCAGTTTCCGCTGGTTTTAATTGACAGATATCTGAAAGGCATACCAGCATGTTCGGTGTATACGGACAACAAAGCAGCCGCGCAGGAATTAACAACTTTTTTGTTAGTTCAGGGACATCAGCACATTGCGTTTGTTTCGCCGCCTGAGGAATATACCTCCTCGATAGAAGAACGAATTCAAGGATTTACAACCGCCCATTCACACAGAGGATTCGCTGTCAATCCGAATTACGTGATAACGGAATTGTTTAGCACTTTGCCAAGTTTTAAACAAAGTGATGAAAGCGTGGAAGATCAGATTACATTAAAGACGTTTATTCAAGAAAATCCTCAAATAACAGCGTTTGTTGCTTGTGAGTATGAAATTGCAGTTGTACTTGTACAGGTATTACAATCACTGGGAAAAAAGAATCTGGACGATTACGCAATCACTTGTTTCGATCACCCGGAACATCCGTATAATGATTGGATCATCACACACATTCAGCAAAATGAACGATTGATCGGATTGAAAGCTGTAGATTTGCTCATTGACCAATTAAAAGGGAAGCCCGTGCCAAGTCAAAATATAATCGGTTTTCGCTTGGTTGAAGGCAATACGACAAGGCAAATGACCCGATCAAACAGATAA